A single window of Metallosphaera hakonensis JCM 8857 = DSM 7519 DNA harbors:
- a CDS encoding DEAD/DEAH box helicase, with protein MVLLKYFKGLLMSDYYAPGLKWSEEYNQYIGPGKLYLDVLEYFRKGGINVEDKVMDPLPFPIIKDNLKLRDYQERALKAWLAKKRGVLVLPTGAGKTAVGIKAMSTVRVATLIVVPTIELLHQWAERIGDSLGIEAGIVGGGEDSLKGVTVITYDSAYIKVEQLGNRFPLVIFDEVHHLPSVGYINIGEMMVSPYRMGLTATPERDDGRHVYLRDVVGPILVRLSPSQLAGKYLAEFKTQRIYVELTPEEREKYQKLREKFTTYLKKKKIRMAGPRDFQRFIFMASKDKEAREALLAWNESLRIAINSESKLIKLREILRDYNDQKIIVFTRDVDMAYRVSREFLIPAVTYLTPKDERQEILSKFREGEYKAIVASNVFDEGVDVPDASVGVILGGYGTSRQMMQRLGRILRKKEGKVATLIEIVTKGTTDHNLSRRRSNATK; from the coding sequence TTGGTCTTACTGAAATATTTTAAGGGGCTTCTAATGTCGGATTACTATGCGCCGGGACTCAAGTGGAGCGAAGAGTATAACCAGTATATCGGGCCCGGAAAACTCTACCTTGATGTGCTTGAGTACTTCAGGAAAGGGGGAATAAACGTTGAGGATAAGGTTATGGATCCCCTTCCTTTCCCAATAATCAAGGATAACCTCAAGTTAAGGGACTATCAAGAACGAGCACTTAAGGCTTGGTTAGCCAAGAAGAGGGGAGTACTTGTCTTGCCTACTGGAGCAGGCAAGACAGCGGTAGGAATTAAGGCCATGTCCACTGTGAGAGTCGCGACCCTGATTGTGGTTCCCACGATTGAACTCCTTCACCAATGGGCTGAGAGGATAGGAGATTCGCTCGGAATAGAGGCAGGAATCGTGGGTGGGGGGGAGGATTCGCTCAAGGGAGTTACTGTAATCACATATGACTCGGCTTATATTAAGGTTGAACAGTTGGGGAATAGGTTTCCCCTTGTAATATTCGATGAGGTACATCATCTACCCTCAGTAGGATATATCAACATTGGCGAAATGATGGTCTCTCCATACAGGATGGGTCTCACTGCGACTCCCGAAAGGGATGATGGAAGACATGTTTACCTTAGGGATGTGGTGGGGCCCATCCTGGTTAGGCTTTCTCCTTCACAGCTGGCCGGAAAATATCTAGCTGAATTTAAAACCCAAAGAATCTACGTGGAGCTCACTCCCGAAGAGAGGGAAAAGTACCAGAAATTGAGGGAGAAATTCACTACCTATCTCAAGAAGAAAAAAATCAGGATGGCCGGTCCAAGAGACTTTCAAAGGTTTATCTTCATGGCCTCCAAGGATAAGGAGGCTAGGGAGGCCCTATTGGCCTGGAATGAATCCCTGAGGATCGCCATCAATTCAGAGAGCAAATTGATAAAGCTGAGAGAAATCCTGAGAGATTATAACGATCAAAAGATTATCGTGTTCACTAGGGACGTGGATATGGCTTATAGGGTATCTAGGGAGTTTCTGATTCCCGCTGTCACGTACCTTACTCCCAAGGACGAGAGGCAAGAGATTCTATCCAAGTTCAGGGAAGGAGAGTACAAGGCAATAGTGGCCTCCAACGTTTTCGATGAAGGAGTAGACGTTCCAGATGCCAGCGTTGGAGTGATCCTAGGCGGATACGGTACGTCAAGACAGATGATGCAGAGACTGGGTAGGATACTGAGAAAGAAGGAAGGCAAAGTTGCCACACTAATAGAGATAGTGACCAAGGGAACAACTGA